From one Rhodoferax sp. PAMC 29310 genomic stretch:
- a CDS encoding PAS domain-containing protein, which produces MYRFLTKPWDDQQLRDQVQKAIELTGLQEENRKLDIKIRAVNQELVAANRQLNDLLNSARAQAEREKTSLEIVREVLEHILSPVIGVDDEGLIALVNAAAQRLFSNEGPLLGSELSYALPSIDAAIDRVDEGHASDICIDGASLTVTWACMGSSSQSRGKLITFDQKAPTP; this is translated from the coding sequence GTGTACCGGTTTCTTACCAAGCCCTGGGACGATCAACAGCTTCGGGACCAAGTTCAAAAGGCTATTGAATTGACGGGGCTGCAAGAGGAGAACCGAAAGCTGGACATCAAAATTCGTGCGGTCAACCAGGAGCTGGTTGCCGCCAACCGCCAACTCAATGACCTCCTCAACTCGGCCCGCGCTCAGGCCGAGCGCGAAAAGACAAGTCTGGAGATTGTCAGAGAAGTGCTGGAGCATATTCTATCCCCTGTGATTGGCGTTGACGACGAGGGCCTCATCGCCTTGGTCAACGCCGCGGCACAACGTTTGTTTAGCAATGAAGGCCCGCTGCTGGGCAGCGAACTCAGTTATGCACTGCCATCAATCGACGCCGCCATTGACCGAGTAGACGAGGGCCACGCAAGTGACATCTGCATTGACGGGGCTTCACTCACCGTGACCTGGGCTTGCATGGGTTCAAGTTCCCAATCGCGCGGCAAACTCATTACCTTTGACCAGAAAGCACCAACACCATGA
- a CDS encoding EAL domain-containing protein, with protein sequence MAEASGLIKGIGEWVIRQACRDIQNWQSKGLQIPHVAVNISALQFDGNELVQQVKAALSDFDVAPDMLYLEVTESALMGDVQRSESLLRELKGIGVSLSLDDFGTGYSSLSHLKRFPFDKVKIDQSFLKEITISHSDHVIVKVIIGMAQGLGLKVIAEGVESEAQCEIMRANACDEIQGYFFSKPISAAEIEELFAQGRQLPSHLLTLHRPQRTILVVDDEPNIVSSLKRLFRKDGHQILTAGSGPEGLDVLSKHKVDIIISDQRMPGMTGVEFLRAAKVNYPDTIRIVLSGYTEL encoded by the coding sequence TTGGCTGAGGCATCAGGCCTGATCAAAGGGATTGGCGAATGGGTCATTCGGCAGGCCTGCAGAGACATTCAGAACTGGCAATCAAAGGGGTTGCAGATTCCCCACGTGGCGGTCAACATCTCCGCCCTTCAATTCGATGGCAATGAGCTGGTGCAACAGGTCAAAGCTGCCCTTTCAGATTTTGATGTAGCCCCAGACATGCTCTACTTGGAGGTGACTGAAAGCGCACTCATGGGTGATGTTCAACGCAGCGAGTCACTCCTCAGAGAATTGAAAGGCATTGGCGTCAGCCTGTCTCTGGACGACTTTGGTACAGGGTACTCTTCGTTAAGTCACCTCAAACGTTTTCCGTTTGACAAAGTCAAGATCGACCAGTCCTTTTTGAAGGAAATCACCATCAGCCACAGCGACCATGTGATCGTCAAGGTGATTATTGGGATGGCCCAGGGTCTCGGGCTCAAGGTGATTGCTGAAGGGGTTGAAAGCGAAGCGCAATGCGAAATCATGCGCGCCAATGCATGTGACGAGATTCAAGGCTATTTTTTCTCAAAGCCCATCTCCGCTGCAGAGATCGAAGAACTCTTCGCGCAAGGCCGGCAACTACCATCCCATTTACTGACTTTGCATAGGCCACAGCGAACCATTTTGGTGGTCGATGATGAGCCCAATATTGTTTCCTCGCTCAAGCGCTTATTTCGCAAAGATGGGCATCAAATTCTGACGGCCGGTAGTGGACCAGAAGGTCTGGATGTCCTCTCTAAACATAAAGTGGACATCATCATCTCCGATCAACGAATGCCAGGTATGACGGGTGTTGAATTTCTCCGAGCTGCGAAAGTCAATTACCCCGACACCATACGCATAGTGCTCTCCGGGTATACCGAACTTTAA
- a CDS encoding MBL fold metallo-hydrolase, which translates to MKVRFWGVRGSIASPGPKTVRYGGNTTCIEIRTDNNELIIIDAGTGIFPLSQTLLAELPVTANVLISHSHWDHIQGLPFFIPNFIPGNTLRLHGAFDPVSGKGIEQVMAVQLQYSYFPVREAEMKANIEYVTLAPEQSIQIGSATVTPYLMNHPVIDFGYRIEANGKSVFFTGDHEPPQNIYEPGDDDFAQYQSFVQEKAEGIRRAMLGVDVLIADCSYTENEYLAKKGWGHGTFHTSIQYAKEAGAKVLFCTHHEPTRSDDALDEVFREVLLDNPRQPGDPEYRLAIEGETYEF; encoded by the coding sequence ATGAAAGTCAGATTCTGGGGCGTACGCGGCTCCATCGCCTCGCCAGGACCCAAAACCGTCCGATATGGCGGAAACACGACCTGCATTGAAATTCGTACAGACAACAACGAACTGATCATTATTGACGCGGGCACGGGCATCTTCCCTTTGTCACAGACCTTGTTGGCCGAATTGCCTGTCACGGCCAATGTGCTGATTTCCCACTCTCACTGGGACCATATTCAGGGTCTTCCCTTCTTTATTCCCAACTTCATTCCCGGCAACACCCTGCGACTGCACGGCGCCTTCGATCCAGTCTCAGGCAAAGGCATTGAGCAGGTCATGGCCGTTCAACTTCAGTACAGCTACTTTCCCGTTAGAGAAGCAGAAATGAAGGCCAACATCGAATACGTCACGCTCGCCCCCGAGCAAAGCATTCAAATTGGCTCTGCCACCGTCACCCCTTACCTGATGAATCACCCGGTAATTGACTTCGGTTACCGTATCGAAGCCAATGGCAAATCAGTATTTTTTACCGGCGACCACGAACCCCCACAGAACATCTATGAACCCGGTGACGACGACTTCGCCCAATACCAGAGTTTTGTGCAAGAGAAAGCAGAAGGCATACGAAGAGCCATGCTGGGCGTCGACGTTTTGATCGCAGACTGCTCCTACACCGAGAATGAATACCTTGCCAAAAAAGGTTGGGGGCACGGCACGTTTCATACCAGCATTCAATATGCCAAAGAGGCGGGGGCCAAGGTTCTTTTCTGCACCCACCATGAGCCCACCCGAAGTGATGACGCGCTGGACGAGGTCTTCCGGGAGGTACTACTTGACAACCCTCGACAGCCCGGCGACCCAGAATATCGACTGGCGATAGAAGGTGAAACCTACGAGTTCTAA
- a CDS encoding HDOD domain-containing protein → MSPELAQKLATAVDGMPAFPKSVQRILELTRDVNCAAKDLVQVVDKDPVVTVKILRVVNSAYYSLPKQITSINHAVVYLGFNTIKNLALSIAAIGMLPKDNAAGFDGQQYLLHSLATASIAKQLAMRVDDADPMDCFIAGLLHDFGKVVFAQFMPTEFLLALDISRDTKTSLHMALRRLIGVDHALVGAMLVEKWRFAPNLIETIRHQRPDDLKDTDMIACVFAANQISKKLEFGFGGNPWVDELPATIQARLGGNLDEVIESLGDLKPLLEEAKVFSKI, encoded by the coding sequence ATGAGCCCTGAACTCGCCCAAAAACTAGCCACTGCAGTGGATGGCATGCCTGCGTTTCCGAAAAGCGTGCAAAGAATTCTGGAACTCACCCGCGACGTTAACTGCGCCGCAAAAGACCTCGTGCAGGTGGTTGATAAAGACCCAGTTGTTACCGTCAAAATTTTGCGGGTAGTCAACTCGGCCTACTACAGCTTGCCCAAGCAAATCACGTCGATCAACCATGCGGTCGTTTACCTGGGCTTTAACACCATCAAAAACCTGGCCTTGAGCATTGCCGCAATTGGCATGCTGCCCAAGGACAACGCGGCCGGATTTGACGGCCAGCAGTACTTGCTTCACTCGCTGGCAACTGCGAGTATTGCCAAGCAACTGGCGATGCGTGTCGATGACGCAGACCCCATGGATTGCTTCATTGCCGGCCTGCTGCATGATTTTGGGAAAGTGGTTTTTGCCCAGTTCATGCCAACCGAGTTTCTGCTGGCCCTGGATATAAGCCGGGACACCAAAACTTCGTTGCACATGGCACTGCGCCGCCTGATTGGCGTGGACCACGCGCTGGTCGGCGCGATGTTGGTCGAGAAATGGCGCTTTGCACCCAACTTGATTGAAACCATTCGCCACCAGCGCCCAGACGATCTGAAAGACACTGACATGATTGCCTGTGTTTTCGCTGCCAACCAAATCAGCAAGAAACTTGAATTTGGTTTTGGAGGCAACCCGTGGGTCGACGAGTTACCGGCAACGATTCAGGCCCGACTAGGGGGCAACTTGGACGAGGTGATCGAGTCGCTTGGCGACCTCAAGCCATTGCTTGAAGAAGCCAAGGTGTTTTCAAAAATTTGA
- a CDS encoding NAD(P)H-hydrate dehydratase — MLRITASAEHALYDTAATRRMEQALQANLPSHTLMQRAGLAVARLAMAVAPHSQRIWLACGPGNNGGDGLEAAVHLQQWGKKPIVTWLGNADTASSDAAKSYHRARQAGVEFSEKMPQHFELSVDGMLGLGGNLRPLAGQMLNWATAMNVNTSPVLAIDIPTGLCADTGVVTPNHVHATHTLSLLTLKPGLFTAHGRDASGTHWLDDLSTFLDEQDVSRIGPTARLIGAPPQRPRRHASHKGSYGDVAVIGGARGMTGAALLAGSAALSAGAGRVFVGLLDEQAITADTNHPELMIRPVDQLALESMTIVCGCGGGDAIEDWLKDMLRTSSPVVVDADALNSIAKNRQLQSHLMSRMNSALTTVLTPHPLEAARLLGGTAAEVQSHRLKAATTLAEQFGCIVVLKGSGTVVAAPGQTPLINPTGNARLAAPGTGDVLAGMIGAGLAMGLTGIEAAASAVFQHGRLADQWPADLPLTAGALATGRMHSNDALKTLDRH, encoded by the coding sequence ATGCTTCGCATCACGGCCAGCGCCGAGCATGCCCTCTACGACACCGCGGCAACCCGCCGGATGGAGCAGGCGCTGCAGGCAAATCTGCCTTCCCACACATTGATGCAGCGAGCCGGACTGGCAGTGGCCCGACTAGCGATGGCCGTTGCGCCCCACAGTCAACGCATCTGGCTGGCCTGCGGCCCAGGCAACAATGGTGGCGACGGCCTGGAGGCCGCCGTTCACTTACAACAATGGGGGAAAAAACCAATCGTTACCTGGCTGGGTAATGCCGACACAGCGTCCAGCGATGCCGCCAAGTCATACCACCGCGCCCGCCAAGCCGGCGTTGAGTTCAGCGAGAAAATGCCCCAGCACTTTGAACTGAGTGTCGACGGCATGTTGGGCCTCGGCGGGAATCTCCGCCCATTGGCCGGTCAAATGTTGAACTGGGCGACCGCCATGAACGTCAACACGTCGCCAGTATTGGCTATTGATATCCCCACAGGCCTGTGTGCTGACACCGGCGTGGTCACCCCAAATCATGTTCATGCCACGCACACGTTGAGCTTGTTGACACTTAAACCAGGCCTATTCACCGCACACGGTCGTGATGCGTCGGGCACTCATTGGCTTGATGATTTGAGTACTTTTTTGGACGAGCAGGACGTCTCGAGAATCGGGCCCACAGCGCGGCTTATTGGTGCGCCACCTCAACGTCCGCGCCGTCATGCGTCACACAAAGGAAGCTACGGTGATGTCGCCGTCATCGGTGGCGCCAGAGGTATGACTGGAGCTGCCCTGCTGGCCGGTTCGGCCGCTTTGAGCGCAGGCGCCGGAAGAGTTTTTGTGGGCCTTCTTGACGAACAGGCCATCACTGCAGATACCAACCATCCGGAATTGATGATCCGACCGGTTGATCAACTGGCACTTGAATCAATGACCATCGTCTGTGGCTGTGGTGGCGGAGACGCAATTGAGGACTGGCTAAAAGACATGTTGAGGACTTCGTCGCCTGTTGTTGTTGACGCAGACGCTCTCAACTCAATCGCAAAAAATCGTCAGCTTCAGTCGCACCTAATGTCACGGATGAACTCTGCCTTAACCACCGTCCTGACACCGCACCCGCTGGAGGCGGCACGACTACTGGGGGGGACAGCGGCCGAAGTGCAATCCCATCGCCTAAAGGCGGCCACAACATTGGCGGAGCAATTTGGTTGCATCGTCGTTCTCAAAGGCTCCGGAACCGTCGTGGCTGCACCCGGCCAGACTCCACTGATCAACCCGACTGGCAACGCGAGGTTGGCGGCGCCGGGCACCGGTGACGTACTCGCAGGGATGATCGGGGCAGGCCTCGCCATGGGTTTGACAGGCATTGAAGCCGCTGCCAGCGCGGTCTTTCAGCACGGCCGACTGGCAGACCAATGGCCCGCCGATTTGCCATTGACCGCAGGCGCCCTCGCCACCGGCCGGATGCACTCGAACGATGCATTGAAAACGCTCGACCGCCACTGA
- a CDS encoding diguanylate cyclase domain-containing protein yields MRYPTGKPCSALTQNESDAQLKVADVIFKQSREGVLVADAEHNIVRVNKPFTDISGYDEAEVLGKNPRFLSSGRHSLAFYQAIWRTIESEGNWSGEIWRRHKNGDDYPEWTTIAALRDQDGRITHYVGSFSDLTDAKAAENKIERLLNFDALTGLANGTQLRARTDQSIAIMQRAGEPLSMLLIGIDHFKSINDTFGHQIGDEMLIEVAHRLNASIREQDIVARIGGKEFFLVLLNTPANGAEHMARKILSTLAETCRLSSHDLSPTATIGVACFPANGRDFETLFKSAEIALHSAQINGRGSFQFYSDDIYQEMLKQEQLVNALRRAATLNQLNLVYQPLVDLRTGQVSGMEALLR; encoded by the coding sequence ATGCGATATCCCACAGGTAAACCCTGCTCTGCGCTCACGCAAAATGAAAGCGACGCCCAACTCAAAGTCGCCGACGTCATCTTTAAGCAAAGCAGGGAAGGCGTATTGGTGGCCGACGCGGAACACAATATTGTTCGAGTCAACAAGCCATTCACCGACATAAGCGGCTATGACGAAGCAGAAGTTCTTGGCAAGAATCCCCGTTTTTTGTCGTCTGGGCGGCACTCCCTCGCGTTCTACCAAGCCATATGGCGCACTATCGAAAGCGAAGGTAATTGGTCTGGAGAAATCTGGAGGCGCCACAAAAATGGCGATGACTACCCTGAGTGGACAACCATCGCGGCGCTTCGAGACCAGGATGGCCGCATCACCCATTATGTTGGCAGCTTTAGTGACCTGACCGATGCCAAAGCCGCTGAAAACAAAATTGAAAGACTTTTAAATTTCGATGCCCTAACCGGCCTCGCCAACGGAACACAGTTAAGAGCCCGGACCGACCAAAGCATTGCCATCATGCAACGTGCTGGAGAGCCGCTTTCAATGTTGTTGATTGGCATCGATCACTTCAAATCGATCAACGACACTTTCGGCCATCAAATCGGCGACGAAATGCTGATCGAAGTGGCCCATCGACTGAATGCATCGATCAGAGAACAAGATATCGTCGCAAGAATTGGCGGCAAAGAGTTTTTTTTAGTACTGCTTAACACACCGGCCAATGGAGCCGAACACATGGCGAGAAAAATTCTTTCAACACTGGCTGAGACGTGCAGACTGTCCAGCCATGATCTCTCGCCAACAGCCACCATTGGCGTAGCTTGTTTTCCTGCCAATGGGCGGGACTTCGAAACGCTGTTCAAATCGGCGGAAATCGCCTTGCATAGTGCGCAGATCAATGGACGTGGCTCGTTTCAGTTTTACTCCGACGACATTTACCAGGAGATGCTCAAGCAAGAGCAACTTGTCAATGCCTTGCGACGCGCGGCGACTCTGAACCAACTCAACTTGGTCTACCAACCCTTGGTCGACTTGCGAACGGGACAAGTCAGCGGGATGGAGGCGTTGCTGCGTTAG
- a CDS encoding HDOD domain-containing protein: MNPITVDEIHRTDHKLPSLPAVVIELLATMEKEDVDISDLCSKIAKDQTLTAKTLRLANSSFYGMTQQISTIHDAITLLGFRTVRNLATTAALIGVFSSSSDNGFSVAPFWRHALACAICAKELAPHCKVNPEQAYTGGLLHDIGRLVLATQFQTHYESAMAYRVSHDCSLLEAEQTVLGMTHAKVGELIASQWRLPLVIQSAIAGHHSATLADMSPTSFVIMAADAIAHALDFSNDPCDLVPSIPSGFMERLGVDEATLFQVFKNAERQFVPASLVLNP; the protein is encoded by the coding sequence GTGAACCCGATTACTGTCGACGAAATACACCGGACAGACCACAAGCTTCCTTCACTTCCTGCTGTGGTGATTGAACTGCTGGCCACAATGGAAAAAGAGGATGTTGATATCAGTGACCTGTGCAGCAAGATTGCCAAGGACCAAACCTTGACTGCAAAAACACTGAGGCTGGCAAATTCGTCTTTTTATGGCATGACGCAGCAGATCAGCACGATTCACGATGCCATAACATTGCTTGGCTTTAGAACCGTACGCAATCTCGCGACCACAGCCGCGCTGATTGGTGTTTTCAGTTCAAGTAGCGACAACGGGTTCAGCGTTGCCCCCTTTTGGCGACATGCGTTGGCATGTGCCATTTGTGCCAAGGAATTGGCACCGCATTGCAAAGTCAATCCAGAACAGGCTTACACGGGCGGGCTTCTGCATGACATTGGCAGATTGGTTCTGGCGACGCAGTTTCAAACCCACTATGAGTCGGCCATGGCGTATCGGGTGTCCCATGACTGCAGCTTGTTAGAGGCCGAACAAACAGTGCTTGGGATGACCCATGCAAAGGTTGGGGAACTAATTGCTAGCCAATGGCGGCTCCCTCTCGTCATTCAATCGGCCATTGCTGGCCACCATAGCGCAACACTTGCAGACATGTCGCCAACGTCGTTCGTCATCATGGCGGCGGATGCCATTGCCCACGCACTTGATTTTTCAAACGACCCGTGTGACCTGGTTCCAAGCATTCCGTCCGGCTTCATGGAAAGACTAGGCGTCGATGAAGCAACCTTGTTTCAAGTGTTTAAAAACGCAGAGCGGCAATTTGTTCCAGCAAGCCTTGTACTCAATCCATGA
- a CDS encoding D-amino acid dehydrogenase, with translation MKIAVIGAGIIGVTTAYELANDGHEVVVLERRGAAAEEASFATAGLVATGYVTPWAAPGMPLTVIKQLFSRHAPVRLGLPLSMSELGWLWQWFKACKLETYLTNRAQMQRLAIYSQQRLHHITGDLQLEYDRSDGQLVLLRTEQDSKLIQPSLQVLRDAGIVFKELSPKETQSIEGALNSDTPLFGSIHLPNDEVGNCRQFALLLKNEAQRLGVKFNFNTAVTQVTPGPGVRIGLAGDPVQHQFDAAVICAGLDSARLLAPLNLNIPMMAVSGYSVSASILESLNAPQSAVMDEHYKVAISRLGNRVRVAGNAEIGGPLGKKHPGSLQTLYKVLHDWFPGAANLSSGVQEWKGARPMLPDGPPVLGPSGQTGLWLNLGHGASGWTLSCGSARAVADIIGGQPPDIDISGFSFVRLNE, from the coding sequence ATGAAGATTGCAGTTATTGGCGCGGGCATCATCGGCGTCACCACAGCGTATGAGCTGGCAAATGACGGCCATGAGGTCGTCGTGCTGGAGCGACGGGGAGCGGCTGCAGAGGAAGCCAGCTTTGCTACGGCCGGCTTGGTGGCAACTGGGTATGTGACACCCTGGGCAGCGCCGGGCATGCCGCTGACGGTCATTAAACAGTTGTTCAGCCGTCATGCGCCGGTTCGACTGGGCTTGCCCCTTTCCATGAGCGAACTGGGCTGGCTCTGGCAATGGTTTAAAGCCTGCAAGCTGGAGACCTACCTAACGAACCGGGCACAAATGCAGCGGCTGGCCATTTACAGCCAGCAACGACTGCATCACATCACAGGGGACCTTCAATTGGAGTACGACCGAAGCGACGGACAGTTGGTCTTGCTTCGCACCGAGCAAGACAGCAAGCTGATTCAACCCAGCTTGCAGGTCTTGCGAGACGCTGGCATCGTCTTCAAAGAACTCAGCCCCAAGGAAACCCAATCGATTGAGGGCGCTCTCAACTCGGACACCCCGTTGTTTGGCTCCATTCATTTGCCCAACGATGAGGTGGGCAACTGCCGTCAATTTGCTTTGCTGCTCAAGAACGAAGCACAGCGATTGGGCGTCAAGTTCAACTTCAACACCGCCGTGACCCAAGTCACCCCCGGGCCGGGTGTTCGGATTGGATTGGCCGGCGATCCTGTGCAGCATCAATTTGACGCTGCAGTTATTTGTGCGGGGCTTGACTCGGCTCGTTTGCTCGCCCCCTTAAACCTCAATATCCCCATGATGGCCGTGAGCGGTTACTCGGTAAGTGCCAGTATTCTCGAATCACTCAATGCGCCTCAAAGCGCGGTGATGGACGAACACTATAAGGTCGCCATTTCTCGCTTGGGCAACCGGGTCCGAGTGGCTGGAAACGCTGAAATCGGGGGTCCACTCGGGAAAAAGCACCCTGGCTCCCTGCAAACACTATACAAAGTACTGCACGACTGGTTTCCGGGCGCCGCAAATTTATCCAGCGGCGTGCAGGAGTGGAAAGGTGCCCGCCCCATGCTGCCCGATGGCCCGCCCGTGCTCGGTCCCAGTGGCCAAACGGGACTTTGGTTAAATCTTGGTCACGGCGCCAGTGGGTGGACGCTGAGTTGTGGATCGGCCAGAGCCGTGGCTGACATAATTGGCGGGCAACCACCAGACATTGATATCAGCGGCTTTAGCTTCGTTCGACTCAATGAGTGA
- a CDS encoding PAS domain-containing protein yields the protein MTEMNPFDATRTNGRGSDHQAIFFESSPVPTFVINVDHVVTHLNRACSPTLCVRAEEVIGSNAIGRHFYGEVRLTLADRIVDGSIVDIVEDFFQDQYRSSLVIPDAYEAEELFPHLGTSGRWLFLTATPLRDSKNHIVGAIGTLQDITERKITESAFMKSQVEVEELVEQRTAELADINKALQDDVARREQAERELLDKNAELNGLNAELSAAHEHLVQSEKLASIGQLAAGVAHEINNLIGYIFSRV from the coding sequence ATGACAGAAATGAACCCATTTGATGCCACTAGAACAAATGGGCGTGGCTCAGACCATCAAGCGATTTTTTTTGAAAGCAGTCCGGTCCCCACATTTGTCATCAATGTGGATCATGTCGTCACCCATTTGAACCGGGCCTGTTCTCCGACCTTGTGCGTGCGTGCTGAGGAAGTGATTGGGTCAAATGCCATTGGGCGCCATTTCTATGGGGAGGTACGACTCACTTTGGCTGACCGGATTGTTGACGGCTCCATCGTCGACATTGTGGAAGATTTTTTTCAAGACCAGTACCGCAGTTCATTGGTCATTCCCGATGCATATGAGGCAGAAGAATTGTTCCCCCATTTGGGCACATCGGGTAGATGGCTGTTTTTGACTGCAACCCCACTACGTGATTCGAAAAACCACATCGTCGGCGCTATTGGCACACTGCAGGACATCACTGAGCGGAAAATTACCGAATCGGCCTTCATGAAGTCACAGGTTGAGGTCGAGGAGCTGGTTGAACAACGAACGGCTGAATTGGCAGACATCAATAAAGCGCTGCAGGATGACGTAGCCAGGCGTGAGCAAGCCGAGCGTGAACTGTTGGACAAGAACGCGGAGTTAAATGGGCTAAACGCCGAGTTATCGGCCGCCCATGAACATTTGGTTCAGTCGGAGAAGCTGGCGTCAATTGGGCAGTTGGCGGCCGGCGTAGCGCATGAGATCAATAATCTGATTGGGTATATTTTTTCGAGGGTGTAA
- a CDS encoding IS256 family transposase: MTVEMKPLPAELIDALLADYKKPEDLIGQNGLLTQLTKALVERALQAELTGHLGHGKNQLVANEAGNTRNGCSKKTLKGDFGQLPIEIPRDRAGTFEPQLIGKHQTRWSGFDDKILSLYARGMTVREIQGHLQEMYGAEVSPTLISSVTDAVMDEVKAWQSRPLEALYPIVYMDCIHVKVRDNGTVRVKALYLAIGVNLDGLKEVLGLWMAQTEGAKFWLQVVTELKNRGVADIFIACVDGLKGFPDAIEAVFPKATVQLCIVHMVRHSLNFVGWKQRKEVAADLRLIYAAPTESEAERQLTAFEVKWDDSFAPIGRSWRRNWTRLIPFFEYPPDIRKVIYTTNAIESVNMSLRKITKTRGSFPTEDAVFKLFYLALNNISQKWTMPIRDWKAALNRFTIQFDERMPRV; encoded by the coding sequence ATGACCGTAGAGATGAAACCCTTACCCGCCGAGCTGATTGACGCCCTGTTGGCCGACTACAAAAAGCCCGAAGACCTGATTGGCCAGAATGGCCTCTTGACGCAGCTCACCAAAGCCTTGGTCGAGCGAGCTTTGCAAGCCGAATTGACCGGCCACCTGGGTCACGGCAAGAACCAGTTGGTTGCCAATGAAGCGGGCAACACCCGCAACGGGTGCAGCAAGAAAACGCTCAAAGGCGATTTTGGCCAGCTACCCATAGAAATCCCCCGTGACCGCGCCGGCACCTTCGAGCCCCAACTGATTGGCAAACACCAGACCCGCTGGAGCGGCTTTGACGACAAGATACTGTCGCTGTATGCCCGAGGCATGACGGTACGCGAGATTCAAGGCCATCTGCAGGAGATGTACGGCGCCGAAGTGTCTCCTACCCTGATTTCATCCGTGACCGACGCCGTCATGGACGAGGTCAAAGCCTGGCAGTCGCGCCCCTTGGAGGCGCTGTACCCCATCGTCTACATGGACTGCATTCACGTCAAGGTGCGCGACAACGGTACTGTGCGGGTCAAGGCCCTGTACTTGGCCATTGGCGTCAACCTGGACGGCCTCAAAGAGGTACTGGGCCTGTGGATGGCCCAAACCGAAGGGGCCAAGTTCTGGCTGCAGGTGGTGACTGAACTGAAGAATCGGGGCGTGGCTGACATCTTTATCGCCTGCGTAGATGGGCTCAAAGGTTTCCCTGACGCCATTGAGGCAGTCTTCCCCAAGGCGACGGTGCAGCTTTGCATTGTTCACATGGTGCGTCACAGCCTGAACTTCGTGGGGTGGAAACAGCGCAAGGAAGTCGCCGCGGATTTGCGGCTGATTTACGCTGCGCCCACTGAATCCGAAGCTGAGCGACAACTCACGGCATTCGAGGTCAAATGGGACGATTCCTTCGCTCCGATTGGGCGCTCCTGGCGGCGCAACTGGACACGCTTGATACCGTTCTTTGAATACCCGCCAGACATCCGAAAAGTGATTTACACGACCAACGCCATTGAGTCCGTGAACATGAGCCTGCGCAAAATAACCAAGACCCGCGGCTCGTTCCCAACTGAGGACGCAGTGTTCAAGCTGTTCTATCTGGCACTGAACAACATCAGCCAGAAATGGACGATGCCGATTCGGGATTGGAAGGCTGCTCTGAACCGCTTTACCATTCAGTTTGACGAGCGCATGCCGCGCGTCTAA